In a single window of the Gossypium hirsutum isolate 1008001.06 chromosome A13, Gossypium_hirsutum_v2.1, whole genome shotgun sequence genome:
- the LOC107893577 gene encoding glycine-rich RNA-binding protein RZ1A: MSEDIEYRCFIGNLSWATTDRGLKDAFEKFGNLLDAKVAVDKFSGRSRGFGFVSFDDKAAMEEAIEAMNGMDLDGRNITVDKAKPHQGSGRDSDGDRSRDHGRDHDRDRNRGYDSGRGSHGGECFKCGKPGHFARECPSDGGKYGGRVDRYGGGGGSSNGRYGPDRNGDRSGGRSRDGGSRGGAGAGGDRYNRDRSGPYERHGTGGHRS; encoded by the exons ATGTCAGAAGACATAGAATACCGCTGTTTTATTGGTAATCTTTCATGGGCAACAACAGATAGGGGCCTAAAAGATGCATTTGAAAAGTTTGGAAATCTTCTTGACGCTAAG GTTGCTGTTGACAAGTTTTCTGGCCGTTCTCGTGGATTTGGGTTCGTCTCTTTTGATGATAAAGCAGCAATGGAGGAAGCTATTGAAGCAATGAATGGAATGGATTTGGATGGCCGGAATATAACTGTTGATAAAGCTAAGCCTCATCAAGGGTCAGGTAGAGATTCTGATGGTGACCGTAGCCGCGATCATGGACGTGATCATGACCGTGATCGTAACCGGGGCTATGATAGTGGGCGTGGATCACATGGTGGGGAGTGTTTTAAGTGTGGTAAACCTGGACACTTTGCTAGGGAGTGTCCTAGTGACGGGGGTAAATATGGTGGTAGGGTGGATCGTTATGGTGGAGGTGGTGGCAGCAGCAATGGTCGTTATGGTCCTGACCGGAATGGAGATCGATCTGGTGGGCGCAGCAGGGATGGAGGTAGTCGTGGGGGTGCTGGAGCTGGAGGTGATAGATATAATCGTGATCGTTCTGGACCATATGAGCGTCATGGAACTGGAGGTCATCGTTCATAA